Proteins encoded by one window of Massilia sp. NR 4-1:
- a CDS encoding ABC transporter permease subunit produces MLKFLTDLLTLRWLTGRRFVIAVPFVWLVFAFLIPFLIVARISFSEVDAGNPFGTLLTYADGIVNIKVKIANYLFIWGDELYVLTYLSSLKYAAITTLCCLVIGYPFAYFMARARASLRPVLLMMVMMPFWTSFLLRIYAWKGILANHGIANHVLMALGVIQEPLHLMNTPFSLVIGMVYAYLPFMILPLYANLSKMDMRFLEAAADLGATPMQAFWRITVPLSKSGIIAGAMLVFIPAVGEYVIPELLGGPETLMIGRVLWDEFFTNNDWPMASSVTVVVILLILVPMAILNKYQAEQREGGHK; encoded by the coding sequence ATGCTGAAATTCCTTACCGATCTGCTGACCTTGCGCTGGCTGACCGGACGGCGCTTCGTCATCGCCGTGCCTTTCGTCTGGCTGGTGTTCGCCTTCCTGATTCCCTTCCTGATCGTGGCGCGCATCAGCTTCAGCGAAGTCGATGCCGGCAATCCCTTCGGCACCCTGCTGACCTATGCCGACGGTATCGTCAACATCAAGGTGAAGATCGCCAATTACCTCTTCATCTGGGGCGACGAGCTGTATGTGCTGACTTATCTCAGTTCGCTCAAATACGCCGCGATCACCACGCTGTGCTGCCTGGTGATCGGCTACCCCTTCGCCTATTTCATGGCGCGTGCCCGCGCCTCGCTGCGGCCGGTGCTGCTGATGATGGTGATGATGCCGTTCTGGACCTCCTTCCTGCTGCGCATCTACGCCTGGAAGGGCATCCTCGCCAACCACGGCATCGCCAACCACGTGCTGATGGCGCTGGGCGTGATCCAGGAACCGCTGCACCTGATGAACACCCCGTTTTCGCTGGTGATCGGCATGGTGTATGCGTACCTGCCCTTCATGATCCTGCCGCTGTACGCCAACCTGTCCAAGATGGACATGCGCTTCCTGGAAGCGGCGGCCGACCTGGGCGCCACGCCGATGCAGGCTTTCTGGCGCATCACTGTGCCGCTGTCGAAGTCGGGCATCATCGCCGGCGCCATGCTGGTCTTCATCCCGGCCGTGGGCGAGTACGTGATTCCGGAACTGCTGGGCGGCCCGGAAACGCTGATGATCGGCCGCGTGCTGTGGGACGAATTCTTTACCAATAACGACTGGCCGATGGCGTCCTCCGTCACGGTGGTCGTGATTCTGCTGATTCTGGTGCCGATGGCGATCCTGAACAAATATCAGGCCGAACAGCGCGAAGGAGGCCACAAATGA